The Opisthocomus hoazin isolate bOpiHoa1 chromosome 25, bOpiHoa1.hap1, whole genome shotgun sequence genome contains the following window.
GACCCTGGGGCCACGCTGACGCTGGGGGCTCCTCGCAGGAGAAGAGGCGCGTGGTGATGGCAGACCAGTACTGGAGACCCAGAACGAATGCAGAGGCGTTGGCGTCCGCGTCTGCCTCaggccagcagcccagctcccgtCCGCAAGCGCCGCAGGGCCGTGCCAAGAAGTGGTACGACCGGCAGCACCCTGCCCACGCctgccccggcacagccctggggaccccGGCCCTGGCAGGGACAGCCTGACCGCCCCTTCCCGCAGGGCTGAGTTCGTCTGTGGGAAGCACGGGGTGGAGATCGTCTCCGAGCACGACCAGGGCAACGGGCACATCCGCTTCCCGGTGGTGGCCGGCGAGCCCCGGACGGTCACCGTGCTGGTGCAGAACCGCGGGGCCGACGCGGTGACGCTGCGGCGGTGCCAGCCGCGCCAGCCGTCCCGGGAGCTCTCCTTCACGGACGAGCAAGGGGCGACGCAGGgccagcccctgctgctgcaCCCCGGTACGGCCCcgtcccccgccccgcgccctgccccgctGGAGGGGACGCGGGCCCCAGCTCTCGCCTCTCCGTCTCGCAGGCGGCACGTACCCCGTCCGGGTGCGGTGCCTCACCGCCTGCAACGGGTACTTCCACGCTGTGGTGGTCTTCGAGTTCACCAAGGAGCCGGGCGAGCCCTTCAGCATCGGGCGCTACATCGCTGCCGTCGCCGAGAGCCAGCTGGCCAAGGACCTGGGGCCCTCGGCGCCTTTCCAGCCCTACCAGGCCAGCCTCCGGCGCCCCGTCACCGTCGTCACCGAGGACGGCATCCCCCCTGACAGGTACGTGGCGGGGTCACCTGCTGCCAGCCTGCGCCCAGGTCTCTGACTGGGACAAGGCTCGGCTTCTTGGGACGCGTCTGTGCGGCACCATGGGACAGCGCGTCGTCCCCGTGTGATGGCTGGtgacagcggggctggggacgccCTGCTTGCCAGGGCTGTAGGTGGGTGCAGGCTCGgggggagcccagcccagccctgcagtccCTGTCCCCTCCGACCAGCTCCCTGAAAAACGAACTGGAGAGGGAAATCCCTCTGCGCACCTACCAGTACCCAAAGAGCCTCAAGGACACGATCCTGCTCGGACCCAGTACCAGTGCCAGCTCCAGCTGGGCTGCCATGCGGTGAGCATCGGGGGCAACgcctcccaccccctgccccttgGCCAGGGTGTCCCCGGGGCACGGTGACGTCCCTGCTGCCCGCAGgtcgctgctggaggcccctttgCAGGCTGGGAACTACCAGCAGAagttccagctgctgctgcacctgGAGGAGATCCAGATGGAGGTGGACATCCGACGCTACGACATGCAGGACGTGCCCATGGTGCAGGACAGGGCGCTGCTGGTCCTCGACGTGCGTAGGGGCAGTCGGGGGGGCGGGACGGGTGCCGGGGTCCCCGGCATCACGCCGGCCGTTCGGCACAGGTGCCCGGCGTGGCCGAGAACCGCCCGTCCGTGCTGAAGGGGGACCACCTCTTCACCCACCTGAGCAGCGAGCGGGACCGCTCCCTGCTCGTCCAGTACAAGGGCTACGTGCACGGCGTGGAGCTGGAGAAGGTCAGGCTGGGCTTCTCCTCCAAGTGAGTGGTGTccagccccggccgggctggcggggccccggcagcccctctcGGACGCGCCGAAGGCCAGGCGTGGGCTGGGAAGGGCCAGGGAGGGCGTGGGGAGCGTCCCCGTGCCCCGCTCACACCGCCTCTTCCCAGGCTGCAGAAGAAGTTTGTGAACAACCTGAGGTTCGACGTGACCTTCACCTTCAGCCGGCTGCCGCTGCAGGTCCAGCAccgggctgcagccctggccATGCAGCGTGGCTTgtccagcctcctcttcccctccgTCTCCTGCCACAAGTCCCTCTTCGCGGGCGCCTTCCAGCCCCGGTGAGCCCCTGCGcccgcggggcgggaggggacggggggacggACGGGGACGGGGTCGCGGCGTGCTCAGCCGCTGCTCCCGCAGGTGGTTCGACCGCAAGCTGCAGGCGAACGCGGAGCAGTGCAGAGCCGTGACGCACATCATGACGGGGATGTCCAGGCCAGCCCCGTACCTCATCTTCGGCCCCCCCGGGACCGGCAAGACGGTCACCATGGTGGAGGCCATCAAACAGGTGAGCGGCCGGCGGCCAGGTCCAGCCCCGGGCATCGCTGCCCacctgttaaaaattttatcctcacacgagtgggttacaccaGGTTTTGCTtcattcacaactcagagttgggccatcacctcagtgagtggcaaaacCTAACTCTCTAGAccagtttatagacatttattaaaccgattacatcaaggcCAGAATCTTCAGAAGTTtcctaagcaaccgttccgttcctttgggtacatcatttattaagttctttctatttttctgtcttcgtagaattctccctcgctggtttcaggccttgcttggtttcagggtcgtctcggcttctttAATTAATTCTATTAGATACAATCCATTCAATTAATTTTTATCCCAATTGCAACacaccgattgtatggtttcttaacacagctgtgtctaCACAGCTGAGTATAccttctagttctatgattttattctattctatcatcaatctttataatcaatctctaacaccgccccggcccggggggctcAGTGCCGTCACCTCTTCCTAGGTATGGACGTGCTTCCAGGACGCCCGGATCTTGGCCTGTGCCCCTTCCAACAGTGCCGCAGACCTGCTGTGCCAGCGCCTCATCAAGGACATCGCTCCCCAGAGCGTCTACAGGCTGATCGCCAGCTCCAGGAGCTACCAGGAGGTGCCAGCCGATATCAGGGTAGGTCCCTGCCCCTCCGCCCCGGCACCCCGTGGCACGCTGGGCTGGTGGTCCCTGGGCAGAGCGGGATCCCACCAAACGCCTGTGTTTCAGCCCTGCTGCAACTGGGACAACGAGCAGAGCTGCTACGTGTACCCGAGCAAGGAGCACCTGGGGCGCTACCGCATCCTCATCACCACGCTGGTGACAGCGGGAAGGTCGGAGGACCTGGGCTTGTCCCCGCCACCCGCGGCgggtgggcccggggctgcctggTGCCCCGGCAGCGAGGGCACCGcactggggggcagcggggagggggtgcggagaagggtgggcagcagcggggacccctcacagaatcacagaatggtaggggttggcagggacctctgtgggtcacccagtccaaccctcctgccgaagcagggtcacccagagcaggctgtagaggaccttgtccaggggggtctggaatatctccagagaaggagactccacagcctccctgggcagcctgggccagggctctgtcaccctcagagggaagaagttcttcctcatcttcagctggagcttcctctgcttcagtttgtgcccgttgccccttgtcctgtcgctgggcactactccTCTGCGGGAGGACGAGGATGAAGGCGAGGGGAGGAAGGACGGCCAGCCGGGGCAGGGATGCTGAGGCAGCCTCGCTTCACCTCTCTCCCAGGCTGGTGTCAGCCAACTTCCCCGCTGGGTTTTTCTCCCACGTCTTCATCGATGAGTGCGGCCAGGCCGTCGAGCCGGAGAGCGTGGTCGCCATTGCGGGTGAGCGCTGCCCGGCTGCCATCTCGGGGACCAGCGTCTCTGCGGGGCCTGGGGACccccgctgagctctgcctccGCCCAGGGCTCCTGACTGCCATGGACCAGGAGACCAACCCCAACGGGGGGCAGCTGGTGCTGGCGGGAGACCCCCAGCAGCTGGGCCCCGTCCTGAGGTCACCGCTGGCCATCGAGCACGGCTTGGGTGAGCGGGGCAAGGGGTGGGAGCGCCGCTGGCGGGGGGCGAGCGGCCTCGCGGGGAGCCACGGGGTCTCGCTGGGCGCAGGCACCTCGCTGCTGGAGAGGCTGATGCTGCACAACGCGCTGTACCAGAAGTCGAGCGGAGGATACGACCCGCAGTTCGTCACCAAACTGCTCTGGAACTACAGGTGGGGCCAGCGATGGGGCCGCTCTGCCGCGGGCGGCTCGCTGCGGGGCCGGTGCGTGTGCCCCGGGCTCCCGCTCCCCCGAGCCTGCCCCAGGCACGGTGCCCGGAACGGTGCTGGGGCTGCGTGGCACCTGCCCGGGGCACTGTCCTTCTCCGCCAGGTCCCACGAGGCCATCCTGCGGATCCCCAACGAGCTCTTCTACGACAGCGAGCTGAAGGCCTGCGAGAGCGACGAGTTCGACGTCCGGAGTCTGTACTGCGCCTGGGAGGAGCTTCCCAAAAAAGtgagggggcaggagggagggggtCCGGGGCGAGCGGACCAGAGCCCAACGCTGTCCACCCCCAGGGCTTCCCCATCATCTTCCACGGGGTGCGCGGGGAGGACCGGAGAGAGGCCAAGAGCCCCTCGTTCTTCAACACGGCCGAGATCGAGGTGCTGCTCCACTACCtcaggcagctgctgcagagccgcGGCCGGGGCGGCTGCCCCAGCGTCTCGCCCAAGGAGGTCGGCATCATCTCTCCCTACAGGAAGCAGGTGAGGGGCACGGCTCTGCGGGCAGGGGACGGGCAGAGACCTCCCGGGGCACTGGGACGGATGGGCAGAGACCTCCTGGGGCACTGGGATGGTCGGGCAGCCCTGAGGCCGGCACGCAAGGATGCTCGGGGGTGGCTGGACCGTGCTGCATCCATCCCGCAGGTGGAGAAGATCCAGAAAGCCGTCACCTCCCTGGACCCCGTCCTGCGGACGCTGCCGGACATCAGCCTGCTGAAGGTACAGTCCTGGGTGCAGGGGGAGAGGAGCCCACCCCTCCGTGGGCagagggacccccccagcccctcactgcTGCCCCCACCCAGGTGGGCTCGGTGGAGGAGTTCCAGGGCCAGGAGCGGCGCGTCATCCTCATCTCCACCGTGCGCAGCTGCAGCGAGTACCTCCAGCTCGACCAGAAGTTCAAGCTGGGCTTCCTCAAGAACCCCAAGGTACCGCGCTGCCCCGAGCAGACCCGTCTCCCttggcagccccgctcccctccggcgcccgcaggcaggcagagctgctccgcgcCCCGGTGGGGCTGGCGAGGGGGCAAAAGCCTTCGCTCTTGTTCCCTTCACAGAGGCTCAACGTGGCCATCACCAGGGCCAAGGCGCTGCTGATCGTGGTGGGTAACCCGGCCGTGCTCAGCAAGGACCACCACTGGCAGAGGTGAGCCCTGCCACGCGCGGCCCTGCCGCAGGCGATGCTCACCCGCGGCCCTGCCACCGGCGATGCTCACCCGCGGCCCTGCCGCCCGCGGACGCTGCTGGCCGTGCCCGGCGCGATGGCGGCAGCGGGGCCcgtgccacctcctgcccgcgcCCCTCGCTCTGTGCCCCAGGTTCCTCCGGTACTGCAGGGAGGAGGGCGGCTACACGGGCTACCCGTACGAGGACGAGAGCCCGGCGGAGGACGGCCTCGCCGCCGAGCTCGGCGCGCTGCAGCTCAGCGAGTAGCGCGCAGGTGGGATGGCGGGAGCTGCCGCAGCAGCGCGGCACCGGGGCCGAGCCGGGCTGCGGGCTCGTGTGCGCGAGGGGCACGGGGAGGTCTctcctggcagcccagcagcatctGCCCCGTGCAGTGAGTGGGACGGGGCTCAGCGCACGGCCTCACTCGGGGGCTGCTGTCCCCTCCCGAGTCGGCGGCCGGCTCTGCCATGGGGTTTCTCCATAGGAAACCCGCCCGGGAAGGAGGAGAAGCCCCGAGGagctccagccccccccagcctgcccccagcctgcagcagccgcCTGCTCCCCACCACCTTGGCCCCGGGGTGCTCCCTGCACCCCTGCGGGGACGGGGCTGAGCCCGCCTGGGTCCTGCCAGCCTTTGCTGCCAgccaggagcccggcacggaccgggGCAGACACCTCCCCTCGCAGAGCGGGACCGCGCCAGCGCTGCACTGGGACCGCGCTccattttaaacagattttgatACGGCTGTGGAAAGCCAGTTCTCTCTGCCTGGTCTCACCGCTCGATGAATTCCTTCGGTGAGAGTCCAGCCTCCGAAGAGCATCCCTGGGCGGGGGGTGACCGGGGtgcgggcagcaggcagggacccGGCCGGGCGCAGGTCCGAGGCTCTGGCCCGAGAGCTGACACGGCCGCGCAGGCACATCTCACTTTGTTtccctgaaataaatatttagagaaaaaaGCTGTATTGATGTCGAGTCCCGGGCGCTGCTGCCAcggcgggggctgccggagcAGGAACGGgcttgctgcagctctgccctcacctgctgcaggaggtgccGCACCCATCACACCGGGGACGTCTCACGGAAGCTGCTCCCAGGGCCTCAGCCAAGCACGTGAGGACGAGCCCTGATCCTGCACCAGCAGCTGAAGCAAAAGGGGCTGGGGGCCGAGCaagccccccaccctgcagcgCCTGGGCTCGGCCCCCAGGCAGCCGCCAGCCCAGCGCAGGGGACTGCCCGAAGGATGCCACGCACGCAGAGTTACAACTACCGAAATACCAGTTTGCATTTATTCTCCCAATTACACAGTTCAGGTTACTGGTGCCAAGTCCATGATGGCCAACGCAGACCCGATGAAGGCAGAGACGCTGCCCCAGCGCGGGTCCCGGCGCAGAGCCCTTCTGCCAGCGCCCGGCCCGGCACGCAGACGGGCTGAGAGCTGCCTGGGCACGGCTGTGCGAAACGCTGGGGCGTGCTGCCCGCACGGCCGAGGGGAGTGGGCAGGGACCCCAGCAGACCCCACACgcaagctgcaggcagcagccagcgGCACCCCCCGCCTCTGCGGCACCCGCCTGGGGCTGGCGAGGGAGAGCAAACGCCACGGCCGTCCCCACGGGAGAGGCGAAACCAGGGAGAGCGGTGCAAACCGGGGCGGCACGGGGAGCTACGCCAACGCCCGGCCCACAGCGCGCAGCGGGGACTGACGGCACTGGCCCCTCGCGGCCCCGGGTCACGCAGGGACACCCCACAGGCTTGGGTGGCCGCTCTCGTGCGGGGGGTCGGGGCAGGTACTGGCACCGCGAGGTCCCGGCGCGGCCGTCTGCCAGCGCTCCGTCCCAGCGCGGCGCCCGCGGGTGCTCACAGCAGCGGGCAGCCCCTGCGCTTCTTGTTCTTGCGGACCTGCAGGCCTGCACGGGTGGCCATCTCGAAGACCTCCCGCACGCCCTCCTTCGTCTTGGCCGAGCACTCGAGGTAGCCGAAGGCATTGATCCTGTTGGCCATGTCCCTCCCCTCCTCCGGCTTCACCGGCTCCTAGAAAGCATTAAAAAGAGGGCTTGGAAACACCGCCAGAAAACGGCAGCAGAAGCACCGCGACCACCCTTGGGGCACCCAGCCCTTCGCGCCAGGATCCGGCACGGCACAGCGAAGCCCCAGCGAGGCGGCGCGGGGAGAGGCCGGTCGCCGGCCGAGGCAGCGGCACCGGGGCCGTCCCCACCTGCTTCATCTTCGCCAGCTCCCGCCGCGTGTGCTCGTCGTTCCGCAAGTCCTTCTTGTTCCCCACCAGGATGATGGGCACGTTGGGGCAGAAATGCTTCACCTCCGGCGTCCACTTCTCGGGGATGTTCTCTGCAACGAGCACACGTGGACCCCCCTGAGccgaggggctgctccccccctGCCTCCTCGCAGCCCAGGGAACCGGCGCTGGCCTTTTCCCATAGGAAAGGGGGAGCTgaccccacagcatcctcctctcCCACCACCTCCACCAAGCCAGCAAGTTCCCAGCATCTTCCTGGCGCGCACGCAAAGCCAGGAGACGGAGGGGAGGAACTTCAACCCCCCAGAGGGGTGGCACGGGGGCTTCCCAGACCCCAGGGGGTTTAGCAGCAGCACCCAGTCCTGCCCCACGTCCCCCCTCACTCCCTACCGAGGCTATCCGGGCTGTCGATAGAAAAGCACATGAGGATGACGTCCGTGTCCGGGTAGGAGAGGGGCCGCAGCCGGTCGTAGTCCTCCTGTCCCGCCGTGTCCCACAGGGCCAGCTCCacctgggaggggagagggacaCGGCGCAGCAGCTCGCCGAAGGCTCGGCACGCCGGGAACGAGCGGGTTCGCCTGCCTCAGCTACAGCTACGGTCTTCCTCACACTGCGGCAGGGTGACCCAGGAACGTGGGAGCTGTGGGGTGCCCCGGCTCCGCGGGTGCGACCGAGCCGTGCGGACCGACCCAggcggcagcgccgggcagcGGCACTGCGGGAGCGAGGGGACGGGCACAGCTCGGGCACCCCGCGCGCTCCTCACCTGCTTCCCGTCCACCTCTATGTCGGCAATGTAGTTCTCGAAGACGGTGGGGACGTAGACCTCGGGGAACTGGTCCTTGCTGAACACGATCAGCAGACACGTCTTTCCGCAGGCGCCGTCTCCCACGATCACCAGCTTCTTCCTGATGGCCGCCATCGCTGCGGGGACGTCAGCGGGTGAGCGGGACAGAGCAGCCGCGGGCAGCCcttgcccccagcccccctgggCCCCCCAGAGTCTCTGGCACGACTGCGCGGGAGGGTGCCGGACACAGGCCCCCGGGCACAGCCCCGCGCGAGCGGCCAGGACGgaggctcccccggccccccgccacgCACGGCTCCAGCTCCCGCACACAGCCCGCGCTCACCGGCACTGCACGAACCAGCCCGGCTGCAGCCACTCGCAGCCGGCACTGCAGCCGTGGCCAGCAGACCCGACACGCTGGTGGCCCAGCCCCAGCGAGGACCTCGTGCTCGGCCTTCTCCCCCCGGCCGGGCAGCCGGGCTCCCGCCGCGGCCATCCCACCCCTCCTCGCTGTGCCACCACCCCGGGCACGTGGCGCGGCCGACAGCCTCGGAGCGGCACACACCCACTGCTTTTATTCCAGATTTATGAACTCTTCAGGTTCCACCCGGGCACGCTCCCTGGCTCCCAAACAACCCGCTCAGCAGCTGGAACGGGCCAAGCCAAGCTCTCGGAGATCCAGGCGAGCACGACCTGGCACTCGGTACCgggccggcccggccccagcccgtGTGATGAAGGAGCCTTTGCCACACCACCGCTGAGAGCCGACaccggcagcggcaccgggaAGGCTGCCAGCCGCCACTCCGCACACCGAGCCAAAGCCGGCAGTAAAGCAGGCTGCTCTCCGTCCCACGTGAAAAGGATGCAGCCCTGCCAGGAAACCCACGCCTTCGCACGCCCGAGTTGCAAAAGGAGACTGCAGCTGAGCCTGGGAATTGCTGGGATGATGCCGCGGAACGCGTGCCATGGCGTCTGAATGGGGCATGAGAAAATCAGCGGGGGGGGATCGCACCCCCCAGCCTCGGGCCCCAAATCTCTTTCCCATCGCCGGCTTCCCAGGCGCTTCGGTCCGCGGAGCCCGACCCGCTCCCCACGCGCCCGCAGCACGGCACAGCTCCGTCCCTGCAGAGACCCCGCGCAAGACGCACGCCGACGGCACAGGGTTTCGTCCCCGGGAAGGCGCAGGCGGCTCTGCGGGCTGGGGGACGACGCAGCCGAGGGTCGGCAGGAACAACGTGCGGGAAGCGCAAGCGCTGGGAGCGGACACTGGGATGACCCGGCCGGCTTCACGCAGGGCACTGACACCGAGCCTCAACGCGCGTCCCCTCCCGCGGCCATCACCTCCGCAGCCTGCGACACCAGAACAGGGAGGAACAATCCCGCGTAAGGCTGCTCCGTAACCAGCCGCAGAGGAAGGATTAAGAAATTGGACTCCGTGGCTGactcgcatttcaaaagcagcctggaaaGAGCTCCTCGCAGCTGCACCCTGAGCAGGTCACTGCTGAGCTCCTGCCCGAGGAAACCCCCCCAGGGCTGTCACCAGGGCTGTCCCCCAAGCCCCAGGACAGGCAGCCTCGGGGACCACGCCAGCTCTCAGGTTAAACGGCCCTGCCGACCGCGTGGCGGGTGCACAAGGGAGAAAGGTTTCACCCGAATCCGGCCGGCAGAAAGTTCCTTCGCCCACAGCAAAACGCGATCGGCTGCTTTGCGACTCGGCGTCTCGAAGCGGGACGGAGGAGGACGGGCGGTGTGGGACGCGCTGCTCTCTAACCCACGCGCCGAAGGAGACACGTCTGCGGCGCGAGGAACGACGGACGCGCGGGCAGACAAACACCCGCTGCCAGACAGAGATCGAGACCTGCCTGTGCCCAGCCTGCCGACATCGCACCCAAAACACAACCACCCGGAGCGGCACAGCGCGATGCCAGCTCCCCCCCTGCCCACACCCCATCCCGTGGGTGTTCCAGACCGAGCAGTCACCGCAGCCACAGCTCCTTCCCACGGCTCCAGCATCCACCCTGACCGGGGACGGCTCCGGGCCCCGCAGCTCCCGAGCCCAGCGTGATGCCGAGCGGTGACTCAGTGGGCAGAGGCACTGTCCCCACCCAAAATCTCAGCACAATTCATTCCATTACTCACGAGAGTGGCCCAGAAATAGCCCATTACTAACCCAGAGCTGGTGCACGCAGGCGAGCGGGGCCAGGAGGCTGTGAGCAGCGCGTGCCTGGGTGCCCGGCTGCGCTGGCCCTGCCCGTGCCCTCGCTCCCCGCGCCAGCCCGCACCAGTGCCAGATGCCGGCGGCACTCTGCGCGGGGAGACACCAGCTCCCGTGCCCGGGGATGCTCTTTCGCTCAGTGGGACAAGGCCAGTCCCTGGGACGGGGGTGTCTGATGTAAAATTTGCTGTTCCCAGATTGCAAGTGGATAAAAGAGAGTGGAAAACATGGAGGCAATTGGAGGAGGACAGCTTTACAACAACTGCCAGCAGGCCAAAGGCTAAAAGGACACAGTCGCCCACATCAGACACGGAAATTCAGATTTTAAACCGCCGAGCATTAGCCACCCTGAGTTACAGCAAAGGGTGCCCAGCCCGGCCCGTGCAGCAGCCGCGGTTTTTGGGCGTGCGCAGCACCATGGGTGCCTCACTGGAGATGCCTCCTGCTCATCCAGAGATAAGAAAAGggagcagcagccctgtgccGGCACCTCCCGCAGAGCGGCACTGCCAAACCCCGCAGGGCTCCGGCGCCCGGCTGCAGCCACACCAGCACGGCCGCCGGTTTAGTCCGTGCCACCGCTGCGGCAGTGCCCGCGCCGATGGCACCAGCCTAGTCCTGAGcaggcagctccctcagcacgcTGAGAAACTGCAGACTGAAGCCAAATTGCTCTGTTCTACTTTCCAAGCAGCTATTCTAAAGCCATCGCCACAAAACCAGCTGGGGCTCCAGGACAGCCCTTGCGTTGTTGGCCTCTCCCTGCTTTGTGCCTCAAAATGTGAAGTTCCTGCCGAGCAGGAACCGGGGAATTCCTCTGGCAGCAGGATGCCTCCGTCCCCTGCCACGGGATCTCAGGAAACGGCAGAGAAAGATGTTAACGCTTTGAAGCAGGACTCCAGCTAGGGACAGAAATCTTTCAGCGAACCTCCCCGGTGCGGCTCGGGCTCCTGGAGCCCACAGAGGGGTTTTGTTCCACTCGGACATTCCCGAGCGCTGCTGctggcggccccggcccggctggACCCGTCACAGCACCCATCAGCAAAACCAGCCGAATTCCTGCTCTGCCCACAGCCCTGGCCAGAGGCACAGCCCCGGAGCctgcgcagggctgggctggcagagctggagctgtgctgggagcagcccctCTGCAGGGACACCCCAGtctgcagggacacccccccattctGCAGGGACACCCCAATCCGCAGGGACACCCCAATccgcagggacaccccattccgcAGGGGTCACCCCCCCATTCCGCAGGggacacccccagctccccccagcccccggaCCCGGCAGACGCCCTGCTTCAAACCGAAGCTCCTGGTGCTGGCcgagcggaggggagcggggcagggagcggggtccAGGCTCCTGGCAGCGCTGGCGCAGCCCCCAGCACGGCCCCGTGAGCGTCTTGGCCAGGGACGGGAGAGCAGACGGGGGCTTGCGCTCCCGCCCTGCGGAGCTGCCACCGAGCCCCTCCTCGCAGGCGGCCTGTCGGACCAGCACAAAGCAGTTCTCTGCCCCGGAGCTCCCCGGTCACTCAGTGAACAACcagcccgctgcccgcagccccggcacccgCCCGGACCCCGGCACCGCAACACGGCCACAGAAGGAAAACCACCTCTTGGAGCAGACCCAGCTCTTCCTGGCATGGCTGCGGATTCAGCGCTGCTGAGCTTCCCAGTGAGTTCAAAGCACAGGCACCAAGCGCTCGGCTGGACTGCTGCGATGAACTCGTGTTTGGGAAGGAGCTGGGCTAACGCGGCACCGAGCGGGCTCACAGCCACGAGGCACATCGCCGGATTTCAAAACCCCAGAGCACCCGCCCTCGGCACGCAGACAAGACCGACGGGAGCTCGCAGCATCCCACCAGCACGGAACGCGAGCAGGGAACACAGAAAACGCTTTCCAACCCGCGCGGCCAAGGACAAGCTGCCTCCACTTCTAAACATGGCCGTGCGCGGGCACAGGGCCGCCGTCGCGGCACGCCGGGCACCTTGGGACAGGGCCTGGTGAGGCACCGCCGGGCAAACAGGagccgctccgggcagcccccggtcCCCACCAGCACTGTCAGAGCCCGGGGGTCTCCCCACACACCCCCCGGAGCAGCTCTCCTCCCGCCCCACCAACAGCTCCCAGCGGCACATGCAGGGAGCCCCAGAAGAGCgtgtccccagctgtccccacgCTAAGGGAACTGGCAGGGGACCGAAGGCGCTTGGGGACAGAACGACCCGGGCAGACGGGTCCCTCCACCAGCGGCAGAAAGCCCCGCGGCGGTGCTGCACCACAGCGACGGCCGCAGCCGGCGGGACCTGCGGGCACAGCTCGTGCGAGGGCAAAGAAAGTCAACTTCAAATAAAAACCCGCGGGTACGCGACCGGGGGAATTCAGTTCGCTGAGACATCACGGCCAAGGCAGCACCCGACAGCCGTCCTGGGAAGCGTCTCGGGTCTCAGAGGGACCCTGAcgcagaagcagaagaaagttcCAGAAAGGGCTTGAGGCGAAGAGCAATGCCCAGGATAAACGCGacgggcagggcagagcctgggCTCCCGGGTGGATCGCAGCCTCCAGCGAGCGAAGCGGCGCGGGGCTTGGCCcggcagcacccgcagcccccgggcaggccGAGCCGAGCAGCTCCGCGCAGCACAGACGGGACCGGCCTCcagccctcgcccagcccagcgACCACCGCCGACACCCAGAGCACGACCCAGGCCCCGCAGCATCGCCGGCGCCCGCtgcgccgagcccccccgccccgcctgccACCGCTGCCCGCACCACGG
Protein-coding sequences here:
- the MOV10 gene encoding helicase MOV-10 isoform X1 — protein: MPRFTVAEARRCGDQFVQFLRDTGRERESRRDALRSIYTQEFRGRTDTKMPSFSCILYALRVTHRAQVHGQSVHFKQEKRRVVMADQYWRPRTNAEALASASASGQQPSSRPQAPQGRAKKWAEFVCGKHGVEIVSEHDQGNGHIRFPVVAGEPRTVTVLVQNRGADAVTLRRCQPRQPSRELSFTDEQGATQGQPLLLHPGGTYPVRVRCLTACNGYFHAVVVFEFTKEPGEPFSIGRYIAAVAESQLAKDLGPSAPFQPYQASLRRPVTVVTEDGIPPDSSLKNELEREIPLRTYQYPKSLKDTILLGPSTSASSSWAAMRSLLEAPLQAGNYQQKFQLLLHLEEIQMEVDIRRYDMQDVPMVQDRALLVLDVPGVAENRPSVLKGDHLFTHLSSERDRSLLVQYKGYVHGVELEKVRLGFSSKLQKKFVNNLRFDVTFTFSRLPLQVQHRAAALAMQRGLSSLLFPSVSCHKSLFAGAFQPRWFDRKLQANAEQCRAVTHIMTGMSRPAPYLIFGPPGTGKTVTMVEAIKQVWTCFQDARILACAPSNSAADLLCQRLIKDIAPQSVYRLIASSRSYQEVPADIRPCCNWDNEQSCYVYPSKEHLGRYRILITTLVTAGRLVSANFPAGFFSHVFIDECGQAVEPESVVAIAGLLTAMDQETNPNGGQLVLAGDPQQLGPVLRSPLAIEHGLGTSLLERLMLHNALYQKSSGGYDPQFVTKLLWNYRSHEAILRIPNELFYDSELKACESDEFDVRSLYCAWEELPKKGFPIIFHGVRGEDRREAKSPSFFNTAEIEVLLHYLRQLLQSRGRGGCPSVSPKEVGIISPYRKQVEKIQKAVTSLDPVLRTLPDISLLKVGSVEEFQGQERRVILISTVRSCSEYLQLDQKFKLGFLKNPKRLNVAITRAKALLIVVGNPAVLSKDHHWQRFLRYCREEGGYTGYPYEDESPAEDGLAAELGALQLSE
- the MOV10 gene encoding helicase MOV-10 isoform X2, which translates into the protein MPRFTVAEARRCGDQFVQFLRDTGRERESRRDALRSIYTQEFRGRTDTKMPSFSCILYALRVTHRAQVHGQSVHFKQEKRRVVMADQYWRPRTNAEALASASASGQQPSSRPQAPQGRAKKWAEFVCGKHGVEIVSEHDQGNGHIRFPVVAGEPRTVTVLVQNRGADAVTLRRCQPRQPSRELSFTDEQGATQGQPLLLHPGGTYPVRVRCLTACNGYFHAVVVFEFTKEPGEPFSIGRYIAAVAESQLAKDLGPSAPFQPYQASLRRPVTVVTEDGIPPDSSLKNELEREIPLRTYQYPKSLKDTILLGPSTSASSSWAAMRSLLEAPLQAGNYQQKFQLLLHLEEIQMEVDIRRYDMQDVPMVQDRALLVLDVPGVAENRPSVLKGDHLFTHLSSERDRSLLVQYKGYVHGVELEKVRLGFSSKLQKKFVNNLRFDVTFTFSRLPLQVQHRAAALAMQRGLSSLLFPSVSCHKSLFAGAFQPRWFDRKLQANAEQCRAVTHIMTGMSRPAPYLIFGPPGTGKTVTMVEAIKQVWTCFQDARILACAPSNSAADLLCQRLIKDIAPQSVYRLIASSRSYQEVPADIRPCCNWDNEQSCYVYPSKEHLGRYRILITTLVTAGRLVSANFPAGFFSHVFIDECGQAVEPESVVAIAGLLTAMDQETNPNGGQLVLAGDPQQLGPVLRSPLAIEHGLGTSLLERLMLHNALYQKSSGGYDPQFVTKLLWNYRSHEAILRIPNELFYDSELKACESDEFDVRSLYCAWEELPKKGFPIIFHGVRGEDRREAKSPSFFNTAEIEVLLHYLRQLLQSRGRGGCPSVSPKEVGIISPYRKQVEKIQKAVTSLDPVLRTLPDISLLKLQRVPPARPEVQAGLPQEPQEAQRGHHQGQGAADRGG
- the RHOC gene encoding rho-related GTP-binding protein RhoC, with the translated sequence MKTMAAIRKKLVIVGDGACGKTCLLIVFSKDQFPEVYVPTVFENYIADIEVDGKQVELALWDTAGQEDYDRLRPLSYPDTDVILMCFSIDSPDSLENIPEKWTPEVKHFCPNVPIILVGNKKDLRNDEHTRRELAKMKQEPVKPEEGRDMANRINAFGYLECSAKTKEGVREVFEMATRAGLQVRKNKKRRGCPLL